Proteins encoded by one window of uncultured Ilyobacter sp.:
- the dapD gene encoding 2,3,4,5-tetrahydropyridine-2,6-dicarboxylate N-acetyltransferase, protein MSLNTAQEIIKFIKDSKKSTPVKAYLKGDMEGINFYSCKVFCEGNTRIIMGDWDDVKKILDENKDKIEDYYLENDRRNSAIPMLDLKDINARIEPGSVIRDKVTIGNNAIIMMGASINIGAVIGDGTMIDFNAVLGGRATVGNNCHIGAGAILAGVIEPPSADPVVIEDNVMVGANAVVLEGVRIGKGSVVAAGAIVTADVPAGVVVAGSPAKIIKNVDEKTEGKTQIMEDLRNLKK, encoded by the coding sequence GTGAGTTTAAACACAGCACAAGAAATAATCAAATTTATCAAGGATTCTAAAAAATCAACACCTGTAAAGGCATATCTTAAAGGTGATATGGAAGGTATAAACTTTTATTCTTGCAAGGTATTCTGTGAAGGGAATACAAGAATCATAATGGGAGACTGGGATGATGTAAAGAAAATTCTAGATGAGAACAAGGATAAGATAGAGGACTATTACCTTGAAAATGATAGAAGAAACTCTGCAATCCCGATGCTAGACCTAAAGGATATCAATGCAAGAATCGAACCTGGATCGGTAATCAGGGACAAGGTGACAATAGGAAACAATGCAATAATCATGATGGGAGCTTCTATCAATATAGGGGCTGTAATCGGAGACGGGACTATGATCGATTTTAACGCTGTCCTAGGAGGAAGAGCTACAGTAGGGAATAACTGTCATATAGGGGCAGGAGCTATACTTGCAGGAGTTATAGAGCCACCTTCAGCAGACCCTGTAGTTATAGAAGATAACGTAATGGTAGGTGCTAATGCAGTGGTTCTAGAAGGTGTAAGAATAGGAAAAGGTTCTGTAGTAGCTGCAGGAGCAATAGTAACTGCAGACGTACCTGCAGGAGTTGTAGTGGCTGGAAGTCCTGCAAAGATAATAAAAAATGTAGATGAAAAAACAGAAGGAAAAACTCAGATAATGGAAGACCTTAGAAATTTAAAAAAGTAA
- the dapB gene encoding 4-hydroxy-tetrahydrodipicolinate reductase: protein MNIAVFGYGMMGKFVCEDVASAGLHIAGVIEKREGAQAVAPVTEDILYKSLNDIKEKVDVIIDFSNPANLDEILKFAIENQSGAVICSTGFTAEQLEKIKQASEKTAILFSRNMSLGVNVISEALKQITPILADAFDIEIIEKHHNQKVDSPSGTAKLFYDSINESLKGEKEAVYGREGIVGKRTKKEVGIHAIRGGSIVGEHSIIFAGQDEIIELKHEALSKRIFSQGSVKAAKFLAGKAPGFYTMKEVLDIK, encoded by the coding sequence ATGAATATAGCAGTTTTCGGATACGGTATGATGGGTAAATTTGTCTGTGAAGATGTGGCTTCTGCCGGGCTTCACATAGCCGGAGTTATCGAAAAAAGAGAGGGTGCCCAGGCAGTTGCACCTGTAACAGAGGATATTCTTTATAAATCCTTGAATGATATAAAAGAAAAAGTCGATGTAATAATTGATTTTTCAAATCCTGCCAATCTTGATGAGATTTTGAAATTTGCAATTGAAAATCAGAGTGGAGCAGTAATTTGTTCAACTGGATTTACTGCTGAACAACTGGAAAAAATAAAGCAGGCCAGTGAAAAGACGGCGATACTTTTCTCAAGAAATATGTCATTGGGAGTTAATGTCATATCGGAAGCATTAAAACAGATTACTCCAATTTTGGCTGACGCCTTTGATATTGAGATTATTGAAAAACATCACAATCAAAAGGTGGACTCCCCATCTGGAACAGCTAAATTATTCTATGATTCAATTAATGAGTCATTAAAGGGTGAAAAAGAAGCTGTTTACGGTAGAGAGGGAATTGTCGGTAAAAGGACTAAAAAGGAAGTGGGAATTCACGCTATCAGAGGTGGAAGTATTGTCGGAGAGCATAGCATTATTTTTGCAGGGCAAGACGAAATCATTGAGCTGAAACATGAAGCTCTTTCTAAAAGAATCTTCTCTCAGGGTTCTGTTAAAGCGGCAAAATTCTTGGCAGGTAAAGCACCTGGATTTTATACAATGAAAGAAGTATTAGACATAAAATAA
- the dapA gene encoding 4-hydroxy-tetrahydrodipicolinate synthase gives MFTGSGVAIITPFKKTGEVNFEKLVELIEFHIENKTDSIIVTGTTGEASTLSDEEHLAVIKCVVDTVKGRIPVIAGTGSNDTRHGIELSVEAEKLGADGLLQVTPYYNKTNKEGLIKHFEKIAESVNIPTILYNVPGRTGMNIPVDVVAHLSKNEKIVGIKEASGNISYAVEVARLCNDNFAMYSGNDDIIVPILSIGGKGVISVVANILPRETHDMVDLFLKGEVEKSRELQLYLKPFIDSLFIETNPIPIKKAMNLTGYDVGGLRLPLYEMSEGATVKLVEEMKKINLLKG, from the coding sequence ATGTTTACAGGATCAGGAGTAGCTATAATTACCCCGTTTAAAAAAACTGGTGAAGTTAACTTTGAAAAACTCGTGGAACTGATAGAGTTTCACATTGAAAATAAAACTGACTCAATAATAGTAACTGGAACTACAGGAGAAGCTTCGACACTTTCTGACGAAGAGCACCTTGCTGTGATAAAATGTGTAGTGGACACGGTAAAGGGTAGAATACCTGTAATAGCAGGGACAGGAAGCAACGACACGAGACATGGGATAGAGCTCAGTGTAGAGGCCGAGAAGCTAGGTGCCGACGGACTTCTTCAGGTGACTCCTTATTACAATAAAACCAATAAAGAGGGCCTTATCAAACATTTTGAAAAAATAGCTGAATCTGTAAACATTCCTACTATTCTTTATAATGTTCCAGGAAGAACAGGTATGAATATTCCTGTAGATGTAGTGGCTCACCTCAGTAAAAACGAAAAAATAGTGGGAATAAAAGAGGCCAGCGGAAATATCTCTTATGCCGTTGAGGTTGCAAGACTTTGCAATGATAATTTTGCAATGTACTCAGGGAATGATGATATAATAGTTCCTATACTTTCTATAGGGGGGAAGGGTGTGATATCTGTTGTAGCAAATATCTTGCCAAGAGAAACTCACGATATGGTGGATCTGTTTTTGAAGGGAGAAGTTGAAAAATCAAGAGAGCTTCAGCTTTATTTAAAGCCATTTATAGATTCTCTATTTATTGAGACCAATCCTATTCCAATAAAAAAGGCGATGAACCTAACTGGTTATGATGTAGGAGGCTTAAGACTTCCTCTATATGAGATGAGTGAAGGAGCCACTGTAAAATTAGTGGAAGAGATGAAAAAAATTAATTTACTAAAGGGGTAG
- a CDS encoding aspartate-semialdehyde dehydrogenase, which produces MKKYNVAVAGATGMVGRKFLEVLAERDFPIENLYLFASKRSAGKKMEYRGKSYIVEELTDEVFDRDIDIVLFSAGGATSERFSPVARDKGVIVVDNSSAFRMSPEIPLVVPEVNPEDVEKHKGIIANPNCSTIQSVLPLKALSEKFGIKRVIYSTYQAVSGSGVDGIEDLKRGLQGKGPKNYPHPIANNCLPHIDVFLEDGYTKEERKMIEETRKILGIPDMPITATCVRVPVENSHSISINIELEKSFEMSEIFEALKGFDGIIVEDDTSNNIYPMPIHATGRDEVFVGRIRRDFSRENSVNIWCVADNIRKGAATNTVQIAELLIKKGLI; this is translated from the coding sequence ATGAAAAAATATAATGTAGCAGTTGCCGGTGCAACTGGAATGGTAGGAAGAAAGTTCTTAGAAGTCCTTGCAGAAAGAGACTTTCCAATTGAAAATCTATATCTGTTTGCATCTAAAAGATCTGCAGGTAAAAAGATGGAATACAGAGGGAAAAGTTATATAGTAGAAGAACTGACTGATGAAGTTTTTGACAGAGATATTGACATTGTTTTATTTTCAGCAGGAGGGGCAACAAGTGAAAGATTTTCACCTGTGGCCAGAGATAAGGGAGTAATAGTCGTAGACAACAGCAGCGCTTTTAGAATGTCTCCTGAGATACCACTTGTGGTACCAGAGGTAAATCCTGAAGATGTGGAAAAACACAAGGGCATCATAGCAAATCCCAACTGCTCTACAATACAGTCTGTGCTTCCACTAAAGGCTCTTTCTGAAAAATTTGGAATAAAAAGAGTAATTTACTCTACATATCAGGCAGTATCAGGGTCTGGAGTTGACGGTATAGAGGACTTAAAGAGAGGGTTACAAGGAAAGGGACCTAAAAATTATCCTCATCCTATAGCCAATAACTGCCTTCCTCATATAGATGTGTTTCTAGAGGACGGATACACAAAAGAAGAGCGTAAGATGATAGAAGAGACAAGAAAAATCCTAGGAATCCCAGATATGCCAATAACAGCTACATGTGTTAGGGTACCTGTGGAAAACAGTCACAGTATCTCTATAAATATTGAACTTGAAAAATCCTTTGAGATGTCAGAAATATTTGAGGCACTAAAGGGATTTGATGGTATAATAGTGGAGGATGACACATCAAATAACATCTACCCTATGCCTATCCACGCAACTGGAAGAGATGAAGTCTTTGTAGGAAGAATAAGAAGAGACTTCAGCAGGGAAAACAGTGTAAACATATGGTGTGTTGCTGACAATATCAGAAAAGGGGCTGCAACAAATACAGTCCAGATAGCGGAACTCTTAATCAAAAAGGGTCTAATTTAA
- the dapF gene encoding diaminopimelate epimerase: MLKFEKYHGIGNDFIIFREEEVAGLDYSELAMKVCHRNFGIGADGMMVAAKSEKADIRMIFYNADGSEAPMCGNGVRCFSHFVRNNKLVEKDLIAVETLAGNMLIKTEEKDGRYLARVNMGMPIFETESIPMSVSEKDYIERKIQSYEREFSISALFMGTTHSVTFVDDLETLDIHKYGRNLEINPIFPNKTNVNFSKVISRDRVDVKTWERGAGYTFACGTGACAVVVIGNLTGRLDKNVEVRVPGGKLFIELTDEGVFMTGESQRIAEGHYFK, encoded by the coding sequence ATGTTAAAATTTGAAAAATATCATGGTATTGGAAATGATTTTATAATATTCAGGGAAGAGGAAGTAGCGGGACTAGACTATTCAGAGCTCGCTATGAAGGTCTGCCACAGAAACTTCGGTATAGGGGCAGACGGAATGATGGTTGCTGCAAAATCAGAAAAAGCAGATATAAGAATGATATTTTACAATGCCGATGGTAGTGAGGCTCCTATGTGTGGGAATGGGGTTCGTTGTTTTTCACACTTTGTGAGAAATAATAAACTCGTGGAAAAAGATCTCATTGCAGTAGAGACTCTCGCAGGAAACATGCTGATAAAAACAGAGGAAAAAGATGGCAGATATTTGGCCAGGGTAAATATGGGCATGCCTATATTTGAGACTGAAAGTATACCTATGAGCGTATCAGAAAAAGATTATATTGAAAGAAAAATACAGTCTTATGAGAGGGAATTTAGCATTTCGGCTCTTTTTATGGGAACTACTCACAGTGTAACTTTTGTAGATGACCTAGAGACGCTAGATATACATAAGTACGGAAGAAATTTGGAGATAAATCCCATATTTCCAAATAAAACCAATGTTAATTTTTCCAAGGTGATCTCAAGAGACAGAGTGGATGTTAAAACCTGGGAAAGAGGAGCCGGCTATACCTTTGCCTGTGGTACAGGGGCCTGTGCAGTGGTTGTCATAGGAAACCTCACAGGACGTCTAGACAAAAATGTAGAAGTCCGGGTTCCAGGGGGGAAACTATTCATAGAACTCACCGATGAGGGAGTATTTATGACAGGGGAAAGCCAGAGGATAGCAGAGGGGCATTATTTCAAGTAG
- a CDS encoding aspartate kinase, protein MRIVQKYGGTSVGTIEKIKAIAEHLIKVRKEGNEVVVVVSAMGKMTDELIKKANEITDRPDRRELDMLMSTGEQQTIALLSITLKHMGQEAVSLTGSQAGIQTTGTHTKSKIKSINKERMEKHLADGKIVIVAGFQGMNEAGDITTLGRGGSDTSAVALAGALGCQCEIYTDVDGIYTCDPRVHKGAKKIDKISYEEMMEMSNLGAGVMEVRAVELGKKFGVPIYVGRSLGEKNGTYILEKEQIMEEKLITGLSINDNVLMVNLQNLYNKPQKIANIFSALGKQDVNVDMISQSQSVEDMVDISFTCPATEEDLLDKAVEVIATHNPALKISKNQDLIKVSVVGVGMISHSGVAGKLFEIFGEKDIKFYQVTTSEISISFTMDRDRKAAAVEAISEAFNI, encoded by the coding sequence TTGAGAATAGTACAAAAATACGGGGGAACATCGGTAGGGACAATCGAAAAGATAAAGGCCATAGCAGAGCACCTCATAAAGGTAAGAAAAGAGGGAAATGAGGTAGTGGTAGTAGTATCTGCAATGGGTAAAATGACAGATGAGCTGATAAAAAAGGCCAATGAGATCACAGACAGGCCTGACAGACGTGAGCTAGACATGCTTATGTCCACAGGAGAACAGCAGACAATAGCCCTTCTATCTATTACTCTGAAGCACATGGGTCAGGAGGCTGTATCCCTTACAGGAAGCCAGGCTGGAATACAGACCACAGGAACTCATACAAAAAGTAAGATAAAAAGCATAAATAAGGAAAGAATGGAAAAACATCTTGCAGACGGTAAAATAGTCATTGTGGCAGGATTCCAGGGGATGAATGAGGCCGGGGATATAACTACCCTAGGACGTGGAGGCTCTGATACCAGTGCAGTGGCCTTAGCAGGAGCCCTAGGTTGCCAGTGTGAGATATACACTGATGTAGACGGAATATACACATGCGACCCCAGAGTGCACAAAGGAGCGAAGAAAATAGACAAGATCTCCTATGAAGAGATGATGGAGATGTCAAACCTAGGAGCGGGGGTCATGGAAGTAAGGGCCGTAGAGCTTGGGAAAAAATTTGGTGTCCCAATATATGTGGGAAGAAGTCTCGGAGAAAAAAATGGAACCTATATATTAGAAAAGGAGCAGATAATGGAAGAGAAACTTATAACAGGACTTAGTATAAATGACAATGTATTGATGGTAAACTTGCAAAACTTATATAATAAACCTCAGAAGATAGCAAATATATTTTCTGCCCTTGGAAAACAGGATGTAAATGTGGATATGATAAGTCAGAGTCAGTCAGTGGAAGATATGGTAGATATAAGTTTTACCTGCCCGGCAACTGAGGAAGATCTACTAGATAAGGCTGTAGAGGTCATAGCCACTCATAACCCGGCTCTGAAGATAAGTAAAAACCAGGATCTCATAAAGGTTTCTGTGGTAGGAGTGGGAATGATAAGCCATTCTGGAGTGGCGGGAAAACTTTTTGAAATATTCGGAGAGAAGGATATAAAATTCTATCAGGTGACTACATCTGAGATAAGTATATCTTTTACAATGGACAGAGATAGAAAGGCAGCCGCTGTAGAGGCCATCTCAGAAGCATTTAATATCTAG
- the lysA gene encoding diaminopimelate decarboxylase produces MRLFGSMEIKDNQLYIGGISSKELVEKHGSPLYVMDEALISKNMETFKAAFKSDRFQTEVVYASKAFLTTGMCQIVDRHGLSMDVVSGGELFTVKSAGFPMERVHMHGNNKTWEELEMCLDYGIGEIIVDNRDELDMLERVCREKGKKINVLLRVNPGIEAHTHEYIQTSTYSSKFGESIFDENIKDIIKKFIAAEHVELKGFHCHIGSQIFDEKPFFAAMDTMLKFIKQMKDEAGLDTKVLNLGGGFGVYYFDGDDAVDFEKFCKEMIKDLELKLDEYEIDLDKVIIEPGRSIVANAGTTLYTVGGTKVTYSGKKYVFVDGGMTDNIRPALYQAQYEGVIANRINEKTEDLVTVAGKCCESGDLLLRDVYLQEAKEGDILAISTTGAYNYSMASNYNRIRKPAVVFVKDGESKVAVKRESYEDLIRNDLKLY; encoded by the coding sequence ATGAGACTTTTTGGTTCAATGGAGATCAAAGACAACCAGCTTTATATAGGTGGAATAAGCTCTAAAGAGCTTGTGGAAAAGCACGGGTCACCTTTATATGTGATGGACGAGGCTCTTATCAGTAAAAACATGGAGACATTTAAGGCGGCTTTTAAGTCAGACAGGTTTCAGACTGAGGTTGTCTATGCATCTAAGGCTTTTCTGACCACAGGGATGTGCCAGATTGTGGACAGACACGGACTGAGCATGGACGTCGTTTCAGGTGGAGAGCTTTTTACGGTGAAAAGTGCAGGCTTTCCTATGGAAAGAGTACACATGCACGGAAACAACAAGACCTGGGAAGAGCTTGAGATGTGCCTAGACTACGGTATCGGAGAGATAATCGTAGATAACAGAGATGAACTCGATATGTTAGAAAGAGTATGCAGAGAAAAGGGAAAGAAAATAAACGTTCTTTTGAGAGTGAACCCAGGTATAGAGGCTCACACTCATGAATATATACAGACTTCCACTTATTCTTCTAAATTTGGAGAGTCTATATTTGATGAAAATATAAAGGATATAATCAAAAAATTCATCGCTGCCGAGCATGTAGAGCTCAAAGGATTTCACTGTCATATAGGGTCTCAGATATTTGACGAAAAGCCTTTCTTTGCAGCTATGGACACTATGCTGAAATTCATAAAACAGATGAAGGACGAGGCCGGTCTTGATACGAAAGTCTTAAACCTCGGAGGAGGCTTTGGAGTCTACTATTTTGATGGGGATGACGCAGTGGACTTTGAAAAATTCTGCAAAGAGATGATAAAAGATCTAGAACTAAAACTAGATGAATATGAGATAGATTTAGACAAGGTAATAATAGAGCCAGGAAGAAGTATAGTGGCAAATGCAGGAACAACTCTCTACACAGTAGGGGGAACTAAGGTGACCTACAGTGGTAAAAAATACGTATTTGTAGACGGTGGAATGACAGACAACATAAGACCCGCTCTTTATCAGGCTCAGTATGAGGGTGTCATAGCCAACAGAATAAATGAAAAAACAGAGGACCTGGTGACCGTAGCCGGAAAATGCTGTGAATCTGGAGACCTTCTTCTAAGAGACGTATATCTCCAGGAAGCAAAAGAGGGGGATATACTTGCAATCAGCACCACCGGGGCCTATAATTATAGTATGGCCAGCAACTACAACAGGATAAGAAAACCTGCGGTGGTTTTTGTAAAAGATGGAGAAAGCAAGGTAGCTGTAAAAAGGGAGAGCTATGAGGATCTTATAAGAAACGACCTCAAGCTTTATTAA